In a genomic window of Punica granatum isolate Tunisia-2019 chromosome 6, ASM765513v2, whole genome shotgun sequence:
- the LOC116210739 gene encoding pentatricopeptide repeat-containing protein At1g22960, mitochondrial yields MTLGFRASRALAPSSSALETKVRLLFSLRSSSSPDCSAKNPSAYRDLILRTVEDRPFAFCVKKWAGRQFAEVVADPDLLVRVLDSVRERPRAALRFLRWVQRQKGFNLGASKNAFCLVLEILAENNLMRPAHWVVEQVISSDMEGVVDCLMGKGVRLEILARMLDLLLWVCTKKSMVEQCLVTFDKMVWNGVLPDVRNCNRILRILRDYNLGFKVREVYRMMDEFGIKPTIVTYNTLLDSYCKEGEVQEALELLTEMQVRGYFPNNVTYNILINGLSKKGELEQAKELIEEMVKLGLKVSAYSYNPLISGYCSKGLLVEALGLGDEMEGRGASPTVATYNALMLGLCKGGRLHDAREKFLLMSERNMHPDLVSYNTLIYGYCREGYLEEALRLLKEIRRGKLVPNVITYNTLIHGACISGNLEAALHLKEEMIYRGISPDVWTYTILVNGSCKMGNLWLAENFFNEMLQRGLEPDHVFYTTRIARELKLGQVDAAFGLQEEMLAKGFPPNLITYNILVNGLGKSGNVEKAIDQLQRMVHNGLLPDHITFTSIIHAYLEMGHLRRALQVLYEMQGKGLTPTVVTYTVLIHALAGKGMLELAFMYFKEMHRNGISANVITYNAMINGLCRVRQIGQAYRYFTSMHERGIHPNKYSYTILINGNCDVGNLREALKLYREMLDRDIQPDFVTHSAMMKHLDEDSKLHVAQFLESLITM; encoded by the coding sequence ATGACCCTCGGCTTCAGAGCTTCAAGAGCTTTGGCCCCGTCTTCTTCTGCTCTCGAAACCAAGGTCCGCCTCCTCTTCTCCCTgcgctcctcctcctcccccgaCTGCTCGGCGAAGAACCCATCAGCTTACAGGGACCTCATTCTCCGCACAGTCGAGGACAGGCCCTTTGCGTTCTGTGTCAAGAAGTGGGCCGGCCGCCAATTTGCCGAAGTCGTCGCCGACCCCGACCTCCTCGTCCGAGTCCTCGATTCCGTCCGAGAAAGGCCCAGGGCAGCCCTGAGGTTCTTGAGGTGGGTGCAGCGCCAGAAAGGCTTCAACTTGGGCGCCTCCAAGAATGCTTTCTGTTTGGTTCTTGAAATCCTTGCTGAGAACAATCTGATGAGACCTGCCCATTGGGTTGTTGAGCAAGTCATAAGCTCGGATATGGAAGGCGTAGTCGATTGCCTGATGGGGAAGGGTGTGAGGTTGGAGATTTTGGCTCGTATGCTCGACCTCTTGTTGTGGGTTTGCACGAAAAAGTCTATGGTTGAGCAGTGCTTAGTGACCTTTGATAAGATGGTTTGGAATGGGGTGTTGCCTGATGTGAGAAACTGTAATAGAATCCTCAGGATACTTAGAGATTACAATCTGGGGTTCAAAGTGAGGGAAGTCTATCGGATGATGGACGAGTTTGGGATTAAGCCAACCATCGTCACGTATAACACTTTGCTGGATTCATACTGCAAGGAAGGGGAAGTGCAGGAGGCACTGGAGCTTCTCACAGAGATGCAAGTGAGAGGCTATTTTCCCAACAATGTGACCTATAACATACTGATCAATGGGTTGTCTAAGAAAGGCGAGCTGGAGCAGGCTAAGGAGCTGATCGAGGAGATGGTGAAGCTGGGCCTGAAGGTTTCGGCGTATAGTTATAATCCCTTAATTAGCGGGTATTGCAGTAAAGGTTTGCTTGTTGAGGCACTGGGCCTTGGTGATGAGATGGAAGGTAGAGGGGCATCTCCTACGGTGGCAACATACAATGCTTTGATGCTCGGCCTCTGCAAGGGCGGAAGACTGCATGATGCTAGAGAAAAGTTTCTTCTTATGTCAGAAAGGAATATGCATCCTGATCTGGTTTCTTACAACACTCTCATATATGGTTACTGTAGGGAGGGGTACCTAGAGGAGGCTCTTCGCTTATTAAAAGAGATAAGGCGAGGCAAACTCGTTCCAAACGTGATCACATACAACACTCTTATACACGGTGCTTGCATATCAGGGAATCTCGAGGCTGCCCTGCATCTCAAAGAGGAGATGATTTATCGGGGCATTAGCCCTGATGTATGGACCTACACAATTCTGGTTAATGGATCTTGTAAGATGGGGAATTTATGGCTGGCAGAGAATTTCTTTAATGAAATGTTGCAGCGAGGACTTGAGCCTGACCATGTATTCTACACAACCCGCATAGCACGCGAACTTAAACTGGGCCAGGTGGATGCAGCATTTGGTCTGCAAGAAGAAATGCTCGCAAAGGGTTTTCCTCCCAATTTGATCACCTATAATATCTTGGTTAATGGGTTAGGCAAATCGGGCAATGTGGAAAAAGCGATTGATCAGTTGCAGAGGATGGTTCACAATGGCCTTCTGCCTGATCATATAACATTTACAAGCATCATCCATGCCTATTTGGAGATGGGCCATCTTAGAAGAGCCCTACAGGTATTGTATGAGATGCAGGGCAAAGGCTTGACACCTACTGTGGTGACATACACTGTATTGATTCATGCCCTTGCAGGTAAGGGTATGCTGGAACTGGCATTCATGTACTTCAAGGAGATGCACAGAAATGGTATTTCTGCTAATGTCATCACCTACAATGCTATGATTAATGGCCTGTGTAGAGTGAGACAAATTGGTCAGGCTTACCGCTATTTCACTTCAATGCATGAACGTGGAATACATCCAAATAAGTATAGCTATACCATCTTGATAAATGGAAACTGCGACGTTGGTAACTTGCGAGAAGCATTGAAATTATACAGAGAAATGCTGGATAGGGATATTCAGCCTGATTTTGTCACACACAGTGCAATGATGAAGCATTTGGATGAAGACTCCAAACTTCATGTAGCTCAGTTCCTTGAAAGTTTAATCACAATGTGA